A genomic window from Populus alba chromosome 19, ASM523922v2, whole genome shotgun sequence includes:
- the LOC118056569 gene encoding GPI-anchored protein LLG2, with product MARKFNSWFYLICFFFLAGLATSSSFISNDALDVHGGSGRTLLQMKKTCNVSFENLDYSVLTDKCKGPQYPAKSCCDAFKEFACPFSDAINDLETDCASTMFSYINLYGKYPPGLFANECREDKNGLDCQNVDQSKKSRGVQIAATQSSLLTLTAGLIVLLLQLF from the exons aTGGCTAGGAAGTTTAATTCATGGTTTTATCTcatttgcttcttcttcctgGCTGGACTTGCCACCTCTTCCTCCTTTATTTCCA ATGATGCACTTGATGTTCATGGAGGTTCTGGCCGTACCCTTCTCCAGATGAAAAAAA CCTGCAACGTAAGCTTTGAGAATTTGGATTACAGTGTCCTCACAGATAAATGCAAAGGACCCCAATACCCAGCAAAATCATGTTGTGATGCTTTCAAGGAATTTGCTTGCCCTTTTAGCGATGCCATAAATGACCTGGAAACTGACTGTGCCTCAACCATGTTCAGCTACATAAATCTCTATGGGAAATACCCTCCTGGCTTGTTTGCCAATGAGTGCAGAGAAGATAAGAATGGTCTTGATTGCCAAAACGTGGACCAATCCAAGAAAAGTAGAGGAGTTCAAATTGCAGCTACTCAATCCTCATTGTTGACGCTCACAGCAGGGCTCATAGTGTTGTTACTCCAATTATTCTAG